In one window of Pseudomonas sp. IAC-BECa141 DNA:
- a CDS encoding ABC transporter permease: MFENLLQNLGLSAFSLKGFGPLLLEGTWMTIKLSALSLLVAVLLGLLGASAKLSKVKLLRLPAQIYTTLIRGVPDLVLMLLIFYSLQTWLTTLTDYLEWEYIEIDPFSAGVLTLGFIYGAYFTETFRGAILAVPRGQVEAATAYGLKRGQRFRFVVFPQMMRFALPGIGNNWMVMLKATALVSIIGLADLVKAAQDAGKSTYQLFYFLVLAALIYLLITSASNFILRWLERRYAAGAREAVR, encoded by the coding sequence ATGTTCGAAAACCTCTTACAAAATCTGGGGCTCTCCGCCTTCAGCCTCAAGGGCTTTGGCCCGCTGCTGTTGGAAGGCACCTGGATGACCATCAAATTGTCGGCGTTGTCGCTGCTGGTGGCCGTGTTGCTCGGCCTGCTCGGCGCCAGTGCCAAGCTGTCAAAAGTCAAACTGCTGCGCCTGCCCGCCCAGATCTACACCACGCTGATTCGCGGGGTGCCGGACCTGGTGCTGATGCTGCTGATCTTCTACAGCCTGCAAACCTGGCTGACGACGCTCACCGATTACCTGGAATGGGAATACATCGAGATCGACCCGTTCAGCGCCGGGGTCCTGACCCTGGGCTTCATTTATGGCGCGTACTTCACTGAAACCTTCCGCGGAGCGATTCTCGCCGTGCCACGCGGTCAGGTCGAAGCCGCCACCGCCTATGGTCTCAAGCGCGGCCAGCGCTTTCGTTTCGTGGTGTTCCCGCAAATGATGCGCTTCGCCCTGCCAGGCATCGGTAATAACTGGATGGTGATGCTCAAGGCCACCGCGCTGGTCTCGATCATAGGCCTGGCCGATCTGGTCAAGGCCGCGCAGGACGCCGGCAAGAGCACCTATCAGCTGTTCTATTTTCTGGTTCTCGCCGCGTTGATTTACCTGCTGATCACCAGTGCCTCGAACTTCATTCTGCGCTGGCTCGAACGCCGCTACGCCGCCGGTGCACGGGAGGCCGTACGATGA
- a CDS encoding ABC transporter permease produces MIELLQEYWKAFLYTDGQNITGLAMTMWLLSASIFFGFIVSIPLSIARVSPHFYIRWPVQFYTYLFRGTPLYIQLLICYTGIYSLAAVRAQPLLDSFFRDAMNCTILAFALNTCAYTTEIFAGAIRSMNHGEVEAAKAYGLTGWKLYAYVIMPSALRRSLPYYSNEVILMLHSTTVAFTATIPDILKVARDANSATFLTFQSFGIAALIYLTITFALVGLFRLAERRWLAFLGPTH; encoded by the coding sequence ATGATCGAACTTCTGCAGGAATACTGGAAAGCCTTCCTTTATACAGACGGCCAGAACATCACTGGCCTTGCGATGACGATGTGGCTGCTCAGCGCGTCGATCTTCTTCGGTTTCATCGTGTCGATTCCGCTGTCGATCGCCCGCGTCTCGCCGCACTTCTACATCCGCTGGCCGGTGCAGTTCTACACCTACCTGTTCCGTGGCACGCCGCTCTATATCCAGTTGCTGATCTGCTACACCGGGATCTACAGCCTGGCCGCCGTGCGCGCGCAACCGCTGCTCGACAGTTTCTTCCGCGATGCGATGAACTGCACGATCCTGGCCTTCGCCCTGAACACCTGCGCCTACACCACGGAGATATTCGCCGGGGCGATCCGCAGCATGAACCACGGCGAAGTCGAAGCGGCCAAGGCTTACGGGCTGACCGGGTGGAAACTCTATGCCTACGTCATCATGCCGTCGGCGCTGCGCCGGTCGTTGCCGTACTACAGCAACGAAGTGATCCTGATGCTGCACTCGACCACCGTGGCCTTTACCGCGACCATCCCCGACATCCTCAAGGTCGCGCGGGACGCCAACTCGGCGACCTTCCTGACCTTCCAGTCGTTCGGCATCGCCGCCCTGATCTACCTGACCATCACCTTTGCGCTGGTCGGCCTGTTCCGTCTTGCCGAACGCCGATGGCTGGCCTTTCTCGGCCCGACCCACTAG
- a CDS encoding transporter substrate-binding domain-containing protein yields the protein MKKALLTLSALALCMAAGSALAKEYKELRFGVDPSYAPFESKAADGSLVGFDIDLGNAICAELKVKCKWVESDFDGMIPGLKANKFDGVISSMTVTEAREKVIDFSSELFSGPTAYVSKKGSGITNDVASLKGKTVGYEQGTIQEAYAKAVLDKAGVKTQAYQNQDQVYSDLTSGRLDAGIQDMLQAELGFLKSPQGADYAVSEPVDNHLLPAKTAVGIKKGNTELKALLDKGIKALHDDGKYAEIQKKHFGDLNLYSGK from the coding sequence ATGAAAAAAGCATTGCTGACCCTTTCTGCACTGGCGTTGTGCATGGCCGCCGGCTCCGCGCTGGCCAAGGAATACAAAGAACTGCGGTTTGGCGTTGACCCTTCCTACGCACCGTTCGAGTCGAAAGCGGCAGACGGCAGCCTGGTTGGCTTCGACATCGATCTGGGCAACGCGATCTGCGCCGAGTTGAAGGTCAAGTGCAAATGGGTCGAAAGTGACTTCGACGGCATGATTCCGGGCCTCAAGGCCAATAAATTCGACGGTGTGATCTCGTCGATGACCGTGACCGAAGCCCGTGAAAAAGTCATCGACTTCTCCAGCGAGCTGTTCTCCGGCCCGACTGCCTACGTGTCGAAGAAGGGTTCCGGCATCACCAACGACGTCGCTTCGCTGAAAGGCAAAACCGTCGGCTACGAGCAAGGCACCATCCAGGAAGCCTATGCCAAAGCCGTGCTGGACAAGGCCGGCGTGAAAACCCAGGCCTATCAGAACCAGGATCAGGTGTATTCCGATCTGACTTCCGGCCGTCTCGATGCGGGCATTCAGGACATGTTGCAGGCCGAACTGGGCTTTCTGAAGTCGCCACAGGGTGCCGACTATGCTGTCAGCGAGCCGGTCGACAACCACTTGCTGCCAGCCAAGACCGCTGTCGGTATTAAGAAAGGTAACACCGAGCTGAAAGCGCTTTTGGATAAAGGTATCAAAGCGTTACACGATGATGGCAAATACGCCGAGATTCAAAAGAAACACTTTGGCGATCTGAATCTGTACAGCGGCAAATAA